The Bacteroidia bacterium genomic interval AAGTGATTGATTTGAGTCCTGAAAACGAACCAGAGATTTACCAGGCCATAAAATTTGGCGCTATACTGGAAAATACCCGCTTTTCCCCGGGAACCAGCACCGTAGACTACAGCAATATAGAAGTTACTCAAAATACCCGGGTGTCCTATCCCATTCACCATATGCCTGATGCGGTTGTGCCTTCTATAGGACCACTACCTCAAAATGTGTTTTTCCTTACCTGTGATGCTTATGGAGTATTACCTCCGATTTCAAAACTGAGTATCAGCCAGGCTATGTATCAATTTATTTCTGGTTATACAGCCAAGGTGGCAGGGACTGAAACCGGGGTTGATGAACCGATGGCTGTTTTTTCGGCATGTTTTGGCGCGCCATTTATGCCCTTGCATCCCAGTAAGTATGCGGAATTATTGGGGGAAAAAATCCGAAAAGACGAGGTCAATATCTGGCTGGTGAATACCGGTTGGACTGGAGGCCCCTATGGAAAAGGAAGCCGGATCAAATTGAAATACACCCGAGCTATGATTCGGGCAGCATTGGAAAAAAAGTTGGATGAAATTCCCTTCGTAAAAGATCCCTATTTCGGACTCGAAGTTCCATCCAGCTGTCCGGGAGTCCCTGACGAACTTCTGCTTCCTCAGGGAACCTGGTCAGATAAGCAGGCTTATGCTGAGTTGGCCGAAAAACTGATTGGACAATTCAGAGAAAACTTCCGTCAATTCGAAGCAGAAAGTTCAGAAGAAATCCTGGCCGGAGCTCCGGGATTCAAAAAAGTAATTTCTCATTAAGTATACGAAAATAGTGAAGACGAAGTCCATATGTTTAAGAGTGATAAGACAATAGTCTTATCGCTCTTTTTTTTAAGATATGGGACATAGATAAAGGGAAAGCTGGGTGAAAATGAAGGCGATAGGGAGTCAAGGCCTTATTCCCTTATTTATCCACCAATTCCAACTGCTTTCGATAGTCGTCAATTCTGGTACTGGAATTACTGTCTACCATCAGGATAACTGCCATCATCGCAATAGTTGTGATACTGATGGCTCTCCAAAGAGGTTTGTCAACGAAAATGATCAAGAGTGCTGCAATTGCAATGATGATTGGAATGGCTTTGAAAACTACGGTCTGAAATTCTCCGACAGTTTTTTCGGCGCGACTTATTTCCGCTTTTACAAATGCAGTCGGATCTGAATTGTAAGCTGTAGCAAAGTTGTTAAGTCTCGACTTATTGGTGAAAAATAACCCCAGGCCTACAGCTAAAACTAAAATGCCTGCCACTAGGGTCGGGTAGATGAATGCTCTGGCGGTTTCGGTTTTTCCAAGTTGCCAAAATCCTATACTTGCAGCCAGAAATACAAGTCCGAAAAGTATGAAGAATTTCGATGAGAAGATTTCATCTTTGGCCCATTCGTTAGCTATTTTTAAGATGTCCATTGCTTTAATTCAGTTTAAATTTTTCGATGTAGTCCGAAGGACTTAGGCCTTCTTTCTTTTTGAATAATCTTGAAAAGTACTGGGGATATTCGAAGCCTAACTCATAGGCTACTTCAGAGATAGTTTTATTAGGTTTCAATAAAATATGCTTGGCTTCATCAATCAAGTATAATTGCAAGTGTTCTGTGGTGGTTTTACCGGTTTCTTTTTTGAGGGTGTCGCTGAGGTAACGTTGAGAAACCGACATCTGCTCCGCTATTTGTTCAATGCTGGGAATGCCTTTTTCCTGTAGCTGTCCCGATTCAAAATATGCTTCCAGTTGTTGGTTAAATTTCTCCAGCAGATCATTCGAGAGCTCTTTCCGATGAAGAAACTGCCTTTCATAAAATCGGTTGGCATATTTTAACAGGGTACTTAATTGAGAGATGATGATGTCTTTACTAAACTCATCCTGGTTGTTGTGATATTCTATATCAATATTTTCTACAATGGATTCTATCTGCCTTTCTTCTTTGGGAGAAAGATGCAGGGCTTCATTTACTGCATAGGAAAAGAATCCATATTTTTTAATCTGATGCGCTAATTCTGTCCCTTTGAGGAAATCTTCGTGAAAATTTATAGAAAAGCCTTTTTGCTCAAAAACCACGCTATTGTCCCACTGCAAGACTTGCCTGGGAGCAAGGAAAATCAAGGCTCCATTCGTGAAGTCATATTTTGTTCGGCCATAGGTTAAGTTTCCTTTGACAATCTTTTTCAGACTGATAGAATAGCAATCATTGGTGATCGGAGGCGAACTCTCTCTTGGGCAAGGAAGAAAATTGTCCCCGCTTGCGAACATGACGCTCAGCATTGGATGCTCTGGCCTAGCTAGTTGCATGTAATCCAGATATGCGGATAGAGTTTTGAAATGCTGCATTTTAACGCTCTTTTTCAAGTTGCCAATGGACGTATTTTCCTTTGAATTTTTGACTTAAATTTTCCATTCGAAATTCGTTGCCTTTTCGGATACCTCCCAAAGCTTTGTTGCAACAGTTTTGTCTTGGGCGTGTGCCTCTAATTTGCATTCGCCTACAGGCCCTGTCCATTGCATTCTACCCGTAGGACCATAATATGCCTTCTGATTCAGGTTCTCTTCGGTAGCACACATCACTTCGGGATATGAACCCTTTTCAGCCGACTGGACCAGGGGGGTCATCGACATCAATCCGAAAAGAATCCTATCTCGTAAACCCCCACTATTTTTGATAAGGGAGGTAGCGGAAGCACCAGGATGGCAGACATAGACTTCCACCTCATTCCTGGCAGCTTTAATTCTGTCTTGCAATTCGTAGGCAAACATGATTTGGGCCAATTTACTATGACAATAGGTATTCATAGGATGGTAATTTTTATCCCAGTTCATGTCAGCGAACTGCATGGTTTTCAGGCCCATTTTATAGCCTTCACTGCCAACGACTACTATGCGTCCTTTGGACTCTTCCACCTTCTCGTAAAGTAATCCGCACAAGAGAAAATGACCATAATGATTTACGCCAAGCTGACTCTCAAATCCGTCCTTTGTGAACTTTTGTGTGGGGACTTGTGCAATAGCAGCATTACAAATCAATGCATCAATCCTGGCTACAGTTGCAATTACCTCTTTTGCGGCATTGCGTACAGAAGCAAGCTCAGCCAAATCCATTTTAATAAATGAAACTTTAGCTGTTGATCCAAATTGCCCTTTCAGGTCTTCAATTGCTTTATTAGATTTTTGTTCATTTCGATTAAGCATGATGACCTCCGCACCTTTGCCCAGAAGTATTTTGCTCGCTTCAAAACCTGCTCCTGTATTCGCTCCAGTGATAAGGTAGGTTTTGCCACTTAAGCTACCTAATCTTTCGGGTGTCCACCCTTGTTTGCCAAATTCTTGCGTATTCATTTTTTATTTATTGAAAAGAATAAGACAAAGATCG includes:
- a CDS encoding SDR family oxidoreductase, which produces MNTQEFGKQGWTPERLGSLSGKTYLITGANTGAGFEASKILLGKGAEVIMLNRNEQKSNKAIEDLKGQFGSTAKVSFIKMDLAELASVRNAAKEVIATVARIDALICNAAIAQVPTQKFTKDGFESQLGVNHYGHFLLCGLLYEKVEESKGRIVVVGSEGYKMGLKTMQFADMNWDKNYHPMNTYCHSKLAQIMFAYELQDRIKAARNEVEVYVCHPGASATSLIKNSGGLRDRILFGLMSMTPLVQSAEKGSYPEVMCATEENLNQKAYYGPTGRMQWTGPVGECKLEAHAQDKTVATKLWEVSEKATNFEWKI
- a CDS encoding helix-turn-helix transcriptional regulator, producing the protein MQHFKTLSAYLDYMQLARPEHPMLSVMFASGDNFLPCPRESSPPITNDCYSISLKKIVKGNLTYGRTKYDFTNGALIFLAPRQVLQWDNSVVFEQKGFSINFHEDFLKGTELAHQIKKYGFFSYAVNEALHLSPKEERQIESIVENIDIEYHNNQDEFSKDIIISQLSTLLKYANRFYERQFLHRKELSNDLLEKFNQQLEAYFESGQLQEKGIPSIEQIAEQMSVSQRYLSDTLKKETGKTTTEHLQLYLIDEAKHILLKPNKTISEVAYELGFEYPQYFSRLFKKKEGLSPSDYIEKFKLN